In Cyclopterus lumpus isolate fCycLum1 chromosome 17, fCycLum1.pri, whole genome shotgun sequence, a genomic segment contains:
- the LOC117746088 gene encoding 5'-AMP-activated protein kinase subunit gamma-1-like isoform X1: MESSKDSSKKTPKRRRSLRINMPDFGAFASSGSTKRADRADQTGELRIHSASPTKGGSPARSPAGGPLPPCSQSAPVQLRAGSGSPRTIFPYPSVQGSPPKSPRRLSFSGIFRSSSSSTPASIKIFSRTRRASGLSTPPTTPTQACSQPVFTQEVQPSGPSLVRLEASARSHSISSPLDTGQRLSLPCAKPPMPSSSPVPSYSTSQQVCGLFEGMLEKLELDDDAAEPESDIYMRFMKSHKCYDIVPTSSKLVVFDTALQVKKAFFALVANGVRAAPLWDTEKQSFVGMLTITDFIIILHRYYKSPMVQIYELEEHKLETWREVYLQATFKPLVNISPDASLFDAVYTLIKNKIHRLPVIDPVTGNALYILTHKRILKFLQLFMCEMPKPAFMKQTLGELGIGSYHDIAFIHPNTPIIKALNIFVEKRVSALPVVDESGKVVDIYSKFDVINLAAEKTYNNLDITVTQALKHRSQYFEGVMKCHKMETMETIVDRIVKAEVHRLVVVDERSSIEGIVSLSDILQALVLSPADGCKEETLTE, from the exons ATGGAATCCAGCAAGGACAGCTCAAAGAAAACGCCAAAGAGGAGACGAAGTCTGCGGATTAACATGCCA GACTTTGGTGCGTTTGCTTCGAGTGGCTCAACCAAAAGGGCAGATCGGGCAGATCAGACG GGAGAGCTCCGCATCCATTCAGCCAGCCCCACCAAAGGGGGGTCGCCTGCGAGGAGCCCAGCCGGCGGCCCTTTGCCCCCGTGTTCTCAGTCCGCTCCAGTGCAACTGAGGGCTGGCTCAGGCTCCCCCAGAACTATCTTCCCCTATCCCTCCGTTCAGGGCTCCCCGCCCAAGTCCCCCCGCCGGCTAAGCTTCAGTGGTATCTTCCGCTCCTCGTCCAGCTCCACACCTGCAAGCATCAAAATCTTCTCCAGAACCAGGAGAG CCTCTGGACTCTCCACACCGCCCACCACCCCAACCCAGGCTTGCAGCCAACCCGTGTTCACCCAGGAGGTCCAGCCGAGCGGGCCGAGCCTCGTACGCCTGGAGGCGAGCGCCCGATCCCACTCCATCTCCAGCCCTCTAGACACAGGCCAGCGCCTCAGCCTTCCCTGCGCTAAACCCCCGATGCCGTCCTCGAGCCCTGTGCCATCCTACTCTACCTCGCAACAA GTCTGCGGCTTATTCGAAGGCATGCTGGAGAAACTTGAACTAGATGATGATG CTGCTGAACCTGAGAGTGATATTTACATGCGCTTCATGAAATCCCACAAGTGCTATGACATCGTCCCCACAAGCTCCAAGCTGGTTGTGTTCGACACGGCACTCCAA GTGAAGAAAGCGTTCTTCGCCTTGGTAGCCAACGGTGTGCGAGCTGCTCCACTATGGGACACAGAGAAGCAAAGCTTTGTGG GAATGCTGACAATCACAGATTTCATCATCATACTACACCGATACTATAAGTCACCAATG gttcaaataTATGAATTGGAGGAGCATAAGCTTGAGACATGGAGAG AGGTTTACCTTCAAGCGACATTCAAACCTCTGGTCAACATATCACCTGATGCAAG CCTGTTTGATGCAGTGTACACActcatcaaaaacaaaattcaCCGCCTGCCTGTCATCGACCCCGTCACGGGGAATGCACTTTATATTCTCACACACAAGAGGATCCTCAAGTTCCTCCAGCTTTTT ATGTGTGAAATGCCAAAGCCAGCTTTCATGAAGCAGACTCTCGGGGAGCTGGGCATCGGTTCGTACCACGACATTGCTTTCATCCACCCGAACACGCCCATCATCAAAGCACTCAACATATTTGTGGAGAAGAGAGTGTCCGCCCTGCCTGTGGTGGATGAGTCGG GCAAAGTTGTGGATATTTACTCCAAGTTCGATGTGATC AACTTGGCTGCCGAGAAGACGTACAACAACCTGGACATCACGGTGACGCAGGCTCTCAAACACCGCTCCCAGTACTTCGAAGGAGTCATGAAGTGCCATAAAATGGAAACGATGGAGACCATTGTGGACCGAATCGTCAAAGCTGAA GTGCATcggttggtggtggtggacgAGCGCTCGAGCATCGAGGGCATCGTCTCCCTGTCCGACATCCTCCAGGCCCTGGTGCTCAGCCCGGCAG ATGGCTGTAAGGAGGAGACCCTGACtgagtga
- the LOC117746088 gene encoding 5'-AMP-activated protein kinase subunit gamma-2-like isoform X2, producing the protein MLEKLELDDDAAEPESDIYMRFMKSHKCYDIVPTSSKLVVFDTALQVKKAFFALVANGVRAAPLWDTEKQSFVGMLTITDFIIILHRYYKSPMVQIYELEEHKLETWREVYLQATFKPLVNISPDASLFDAVYTLIKNKIHRLPVIDPVTGNALYILTHKRILKFLQLFMCEMPKPAFMKQTLGELGIGSYHDIAFIHPNTPIIKALNIFVEKRVSALPVVDESGKVVDIYSKFDVINLAAEKTYNNLDITVTQALKHRSQYFEGVMKCHKMETMETIVDRIVKAEVHRLVVVDERSSIEGIVSLSDILQALVLSPADGCKEETLTE; encoded by the exons ATGCTGGAGAAACTTGAACTAGATGATGATG CTGCTGAACCTGAGAGTGATATTTACATGCGCTTCATGAAATCCCACAAGTGCTATGACATCGTCCCCACAAGCTCCAAGCTGGTTGTGTTCGACACGGCACTCCAA GTGAAGAAAGCGTTCTTCGCCTTGGTAGCCAACGGTGTGCGAGCTGCTCCACTATGGGACACAGAGAAGCAAAGCTTTGTGG GAATGCTGACAATCACAGATTTCATCATCATACTACACCGATACTATAAGTCACCAATG gttcaaataTATGAATTGGAGGAGCATAAGCTTGAGACATGGAGAG AGGTTTACCTTCAAGCGACATTCAAACCTCTGGTCAACATATCACCTGATGCAAG CCTGTTTGATGCAGTGTACACActcatcaaaaacaaaattcaCCGCCTGCCTGTCATCGACCCCGTCACGGGGAATGCACTTTATATTCTCACACACAAGAGGATCCTCAAGTTCCTCCAGCTTTTT ATGTGTGAAATGCCAAAGCCAGCTTTCATGAAGCAGACTCTCGGGGAGCTGGGCATCGGTTCGTACCACGACATTGCTTTCATCCACCCGAACACGCCCATCATCAAAGCACTCAACATATTTGTGGAGAAGAGAGTGTCCGCCCTGCCTGTGGTGGATGAGTCGG GCAAAGTTGTGGATATTTACTCCAAGTTCGATGTGATC AACTTGGCTGCCGAGAAGACGTACAACAACCTGGACATCACGGTGACGCAGGCTCTCAAACACCGCTCCCAGTACTTCGAAGGAGTCATGAAGTGCCATAAAATGGAAACGATGGAGACCATTGTGGACCGAATCGTCAAAGCTGAA GTGCATcggttggtggtggtggacgAGCGCTCGAGCATCGAGGGCATCGTCTCCCTGTCCGACATCCTCCAGGCCCTGGTGCTCAGCCCGGCAG ATGGCTGTAAGGAGGAGACCCTGACtgagtga